TACGAAAGCTTCATAGTCACCTTCAAAGTCAATTACTGTACCGTCTTCTTTAAGTTTGATAATACGGTTTGCAAATGCATCGATCAGTTCACGGTCGTGTGTCACACAGATCACACCACCCTGATAAGCATGTAGTGCTTCACCCAGCGCTACGATCGCTTCAAGGTCAAGGTGGTTGTTTGGTTCATCCATCACAAGGAAATTGGCACTGTCCATCATCATTTTAGAAAGCATCACACGGTGTTTTTCACCACCTGAACACGCATCAACTTTTTTCTTTTGTTCTTCACCTGTAAAGAGCATACGGCCAAGTGTTTTACGGATATCATCGATATGCCATTTTGGATCAAAGCCTTGGATCCATTGAGGAAGTTCTATATCCCCTGTTACGATATCAGTAGTATTTTGCGGGAAATAGCTAGTAGAGATTGTCTGTCCCCAATTATAGCTTCCGCTATCTGCATTGAGTTTGCCCATCAATATCTCAAGCAATGTTGTTTTACCTGCACCGTTAGAACCAATCAATGCGATTCTATCACCCTTATTTACTTTGAAACTGATATTTTCAAGTACTTTCTCATCACCATAGCTTTTAGAGATATCTGTTACTTCAAGTACCTCATTACCAATGTCACGGTGCGGTTTGAACATAATAGACGGGTCACGTCTGGAGGAAAGTTTGATCTCCTGGATATCAAGTTTATCCAACTGTTTCTGACGGCTGGTAGCTTGTTTTGCTTTTGATGCATTTGCTGAGAATCTAGCGATAAATTTCTCAAGCTCCTCTTTTTCTTTCATTGCTTTGCTTCTATCTGTTTCAGCCTGTTTGGCGATCAGGTTTGCTGCAATATACCAGTCATCATAGTTCCCGGTAAATTCACGGATATTCTGGAAATCCAGATCCAGGATATGTGTTACGACTCCATTAAGGAAGTGTCTATCGTGAGAGATAACCACCATCGTACCCTCATGACGCTTCAGCTCCTCTTCAAGCCAGCCGATCGTTTCGATATCAAGGTTGTTGGTAGGCTCATCAAGCAATAAGATATCAGGCTTGAGGAAAAGTACCTGTGCAAGCAAGATCTTGAACTTGTCTCCGCCAGTGATCGAACTCATAAGATCATCATGTTGACTAGCCGGGAATCCAAGTGCCTCTAGCAATTTTTCGATATGTACATCAGACTCATAGGTTGGATCTTCATCTGCACAGATCATTTCAAGCTCTGCTAGACGGTTATTGACTTCATCGCTCTCGAAATCACCTTCCATATAGAGCTTCTCTTTTTCTTTTTGTGCCTCATAGAGTTTTTTGTTTCCGTAAAGTACGGCATCTTTGAGTGTAAAATTTTCAAAAGCATACTGGTTTTGTCCAAGCACCCCAAGTCTAAGTCCCGGTTGTATCTGTACTTCACCGTCACTTGGCTCTATTTCACCTGATAGGATCTTTAAAAATGTCGATTTCCCTGCACCATTAGCACCAATAAGCCCATAGCGCTTACCTACATCCAACGTAATATTAATCTTATCAAATAGTACTCGTTTTCCATAGCGTTGTGTTAAGTTGACTGTACTAAGCATCTCTATTCCTTACTTTAAATAATAATTGGTCGAATTTTAACATAAAAAGTCAAGAAATCAATTCAATTACTTTTTCAAGCGGACGTCCGATCACTGCTTTACCGTCTTTTATCACGATTGGTCTTTCGATCAACTTCGGGTTAGCTACCATCGCTTCTATGAGTTTTTCATCATTCTTCTCCTCAGCAAGATTCAACTCTTTATAGACATCTTCTTTGGTACGCATCAACTCTCTTGGTGCAATTCCCAACATCTTCAGAACATCTTTGAGCTCTTCTTTTGTCGGAGGGGTATCAAGGTATTTGATCACCTCTGCATCTATTCCCTTTTCTTCAAGCAGATTAAACGTGTCTCTTGACTTGCTGCATCTTGGATTGTGCCAGATTGTTACGTTTGCCATAAATATTCCTTTTTATATTTTATTTGATTATGAATGAAGTGTGAGTATCTCTTGATCTACACCCTTGATCACATCCATATCTCTTTTGTCATAAAAAATATTTGAGAGTAAAAAACGCAGTGCATTGAGTCTTGCACGTTTTTTATCATCTGCTTGCAGTTCTATCCACGGTACGACAAGCGTTCCTGAAAGATCAAACATCTTATCGCGATATTGCTCATATGTATCATGTACTTTAAGTGATTTATAGTCAATATCAGAGAGTTTCCAGTTCTTAAGTGGATCTTTTTCCCTTTGTTTGATACGTCTTTCCTGTGTCTCTTTTGTGATATTCATATAAAACTTAAAAACCATCATATTATCATCTACAAGCATCTTCTCCACTTCATTTACCTGCCGATAGAAATGATCATGCTGCTCTTGCGTACAAAAACCCAATACCTGCTCTATACCTGCCCTGTTATACCATGATCTATCAAAAAATACGATCTCTCCAGCATTAGGCAATTGTTTGATATGACGTTGAAAATACCACTGTCCCAATTCCTCAGAGTTTGGTTTTGGTAGTGCAACCGTACGTGTCTCCCTGGGATTAAGGTAGGTAGTGAACTCTTTAATCGTAGAGCTTTTTCCT
This is a stretch of genomic DNA from Sulfurovum zhangzhouensis. It encodes these proteins:
- the ppk2 gene encoding polyphosphate kinase 2, which codes for MKAQIAKFSDQLTEHTKKHSKVFKKSGRIKRSFYEKELYRLQHELVKLQVWTIKNNKRLLVIFEGMDMSGKSSTIKEFTTYLNPRETRTVALPKPNSEELGQWYFQRHIKQLPNAGEIVFFDRSWYNRAGIEQVLGFCTQEQHDHFYRQVNEVEKMLVDDNMMVFKFYMNITKETQERRIKQREKDPLKNWKLSDIDYKSLKVHDTYEQYRDKMFDLSGTLVVPWIELQADDKKRARLNALRFLLSNIFYDKRDMDVIKGVDQEILTLHS
- the arsC gene encoding arsenate reductase (glutaredoxin) (This arsenate reductase requires both glutathione and glutaredoxin to convert arsenate to arsenite, after which the efflux transporter formed by ArsA and ArsB can extrude the arsenite from the cell, providing resistance.) yields the protein MANVTIWHNPRCSKSRDTFNLLEEKGIDAEVIKYLDTPPTKEELKDVLKMLGIAPRELMRTKEDVYKELNLAEEKNDEKLIEAMVANPKLIERPIVIKDGKAVIGRPLEKVIELIS
- a CDS encoding ABC-F family ATP-binding cassette domain-containing protein codes for the protein MLSTVNLTQRYGKRVLFDKINITLDVGKRYGLIGANGAGKSTFLKILSGEIEPSDGEVQIQPGLRLGVLGQNQYAFENFTLKDAVLYGNKKLYEAQKEKEKLYMEGDFESDEVNNRLAELEMICADEDPTYESDVHIEKLLEALGFPASQHDDLMSSITGGDKFKILLAQVLFLKPDILLLDEPTNNLDIETIGWLEEELKRHEGTMVVISHDRHFLNGVVTHILDLDFQNIREFTGNYDDWYIAANLIAKQAETDRSKAMKEKEELEKFIARFSANASKAKQATSRQKQLDKLDIQEIKLSSRRDPSIMFKPHRDIGNEVLEVTDISKSYGDEKVLENISFKVNKGDRIALIGSNGAGKTTLLEILMGKLNADSGSYNWGQTISTSYFPQNTTDIVTGDIELPQWIQGFDPKWHIDDIRKTLGRMLFTGEEQKKKVDACSGGEKHRVMLSKMMMDSANFLVMDEPNNHLDLEAIVALGEALHAYQGGVICVTHDRELIDAFANRIIKLKEDGTVIDFEGDYEAFVATHGA